One genomic region from Laspinema palackyanum D2c encodes:
- a CDS encoding nucleotidyltransferase family protein has protein sequence MMNAINHHLELPFAQIEEFCQRWHITEFALFGSVLRDDFRPDSDIDVLVTFDPQFQRGLSETIQMRQELETLFGREVDLIVKTAIAKSENWLRRQQILESAQVIYASRDRIPD, from the coding sequence ATGATGAACGCAATTAACCACCATCTCGAACTGCCATTCGCCCAAATTGAAGAGTTTTGCCAACGCTGGCACATCACAGAATTTGCCCTATTTGGCTCGGTTTTACGCGATGATTTTCGCCCTGATAGTGACATTGATGTGCTGGTCACGTTTGACCCGCAATTTCAGCGGGGTTTATCCGAAACGATTCAAATGCGTCAGGAGTTAGAAACCCTTTTTGGTCGGGAAGTTGACTTAATTGTAAAAACTGCGATCGCCAAAAGCGAAAACTGGCTACGCCGTCAACAGATACTGGAATCTGCACAGGTTATCTATGCCTCGCGAGATAGAATCCCTGATTGA
- a CDS encoding helix-turn-helix domain-containing protein, with amino-acid sequence MTEDLQTFCPDWISPPGDTIADILEEREWTQTDLAKRLGYTTKHISLLINGKAPITEQTALKLETVLGSSARFWLTREAQYRAKLVPQDAAEDLRNWVSWLDELPVEELMAQGIIPKQDSDAKNQPNLVQEMLRFFRVASPQEWRNYYGIKEAAFRPIQAQPRDVGAILAWLRLGEIEAEKFNTQKYNSGKFETSLRAIRELTVLSPAEFLPQMQQLCQNAGVVFFLVPKLSRSQTSGAARWLNSHKALIQLSLDGKQSDRFWFSFFHEAAHILLHGKKEIFLDNWDEENRLLSKQETESDEWARKFLIPPEFEVELTQLRSKEQIIILAKNLGIHPGIVVGRLQDEGKIPINWMNDLKDSFHSREMGVKNNTLPERILI; translated from the coding sequence ATGACTGAGGATCTACAAACTTTTTGCCCAGACTGGATTTCACCACCGGGTGACACGATCGCAGACATCCTTGAGGAACGGGAGTGGACCCAGACGGATTTAGCAAAACGTCTCGGATACACGACGAAGCATATTAGCTTATTAATTAACGGTAAAGCGCCAATTACTGAGCAAACAGCACTTAAATTAGAAACTGTCCTCGGCAGTAGTGCCAGGTTTTGGTTGACTCGGGAAGCCCAGTATCGTGCCAAATTAGTACCCCAGGACGCTGCCGAAGATTTGAGAAACTGGGTGTCCTGGTTGGATGAGTTGCCGGTTGAGGAATTAATGGCTCAAGGAATCATTCCAAAACAGGATAGCGATGCCAAAAACCAGCCGAATCTTGTTCAAGAAATGCTCCGTTTTTTTAGGGTAGCTTCACCCCAAGAATGGCGAAACTACTATGGGATTAAAGAGGCGGCTTTTCGTCCGATTCAAGCCCAGCCCCGTGATGTGGGAGCAATTTTGGCATGGTTACGCTTAGGCGAAATTGAAGCCGAAAAATTCAATACTCAGAAGTACAACTCAGGGAAATTTGAAACATCGCTTCGAGCCATTCGGGAACTCACTGTCCTGTCTCCAGCAGAATTTTTACCTCAGATGCAGCAGTTGTGTCAGAATGCCGGAGTGGTATTCTTTCTTGTTCCTAAATTGTCCCGATCGCAGACGAGTGGAGCAGCGCGCTGGCTGAATTCTCATAAGGCATTGATTCAGCTTTCTCTCGATGGGAAACAGAGCGATCGCTTTTGGTTTAGCTTTTTTCATGAAGCGGCCCACATTCTCCTACATGGAAAAAAGGAGATTTTTTTGGATAACTGGGATGAAGAAAACCGCCTTTTATCAAAACAGGAAACTGAATCTGATGAATGGGCAAGAAAATTTTTAATTCCGCCAGAGTTTGAGGTAGAATTAACCCAATTGCGCTCTAAGGAGCAGATTATTATTTTGGCTAAAAATCTGGGCATTCATCCGGGAATTGTCGTAGGTCGCTTACAGGATGAGGGTAAAATCCCCATCAATTGGATGAATGATTTAAAGGACTCTTTTCATTCGAGGGAGATGGGAGTTAAAAACAATACCCTCCCCGAAAGGATTTTAATTTAA
- a CDS encoding killer suppression protein HigA gives MARKLKARLEDLIAVSNVTALQAGRPHPLEGDRAGQFALDLVHPQRLVFEPAHETVPRLENGGIDWSQVTQVCIVWIGDYHD, from the coding sequence ATGGCACGGAAGCTAAAAGCGCGTTTGGAGGATTTAATAGCAGTCAGTAATGTGACAGCGCTTCAGGCGGGTCGTCCCCATCCTTTAGAAGGCGATCGGGCTGGACAATTTGCGCTTGATCTAGTCCATCCACAGCGTTTAGTATTTGAACCAGCCCATGAAACCGTGCCTCGACTAGAGAATGGTGGCATCGACTGGAGTCAAGTCACTCAGGTTTGTATTGTTTGGATAGGGGATTACCATGACTGA
- a CDS encoding fructosamine kinase family protein: protein MWDHIAKQITEVTGEKFALGDRRSVGGGCINQGYRVTGGSRTYFVKLNRAVDLPMFEAEALGLQEMWDTQTIRVPQPICTGIANDSAYIVLEWLELASRADTEVSREMGRKLAALHQHSGCGKFGWSRNNTIGSTPQINTWTGDWTEFWVEHRIGFQLQLARRKGGQFPEGDRLLDAIPKLLANHTPEPSLVHGDLWGGNAGVTQGGEPTIYDPATYYGDREVDIAMTELFGGFSSAFYQGYNEVWPLPGGYEQRKTLYNLYHILNHFNLFGGGYGSQANRAIATLLH from the coding sequence ATGTGGGATCACATTGCGAAACAGATTACTGAGGTAACTGGAGAGAAATTTGCCCTGGGCGATCGCCGTTCTGTGGGCGGGGGTTGCATCAATCAAGGGTATCGCGTCACCGGCGGCAGTCGCACCTATTTTGTCAAGCTGAATCGCGCCGTGGATTTGCCGATGTTTGAGGCGGAGGCGTTGGGATTGCAGGAAATGTGGGACACCCAGACCATTCGGGTCCCCCAACCGATTTGTACCGGCATTGCCAATGATTCAGCCTATATTGTTTTAGAGTGGCTGGAGTTGGCTTCTCGTGCTGATACTGAAGTCTCCCGAGAAATGGGGCGGAAATTAGCGGCTTTACATCAACATTCCGGTTGCGGTAAATTTGGCTGGAGTCGAAATAATACCATTGGTTCCACCCCGCAGATTAATACTTGGACCGGAGATTGGACCGAGTTTTGGGTGGAACATCGCATCGGGTTTCAACTGCAACTGGCGCGGCGAAAAGGGGGGCAGTTTCCCGAGGGCGATCGCCTCCTGGATGCAATTCCTAAATTATTAGCTAATCATACCCCCGAACCCTCCCTCGTCCACGGCGATTTATGGGGTGGCAATGCCGGAGTGACTCAAGGGGGGGAACCCACTATTTATGACCCTGCTACTTATTATGGCGATCGGGAAGTTGATATTGCCATGACCGAATTGTTTGGGGGATTTTCTTCGGCTTTCTATCAAGGATACAACGAAGTTTGGCCGTTGCCTGGGGGATATGAACAGCGCAAAACCCTTTATAACCTTTATCACATCCTCAATCATTTTAATTTATTTGGGGGCGGGTATGGGTCCCAAGCGAATCGGGCGATCGCCACCCTATTACATTAA
- the leuB gene encoding 3-isopropylmalate dehydrogenase gives MTQNYRITLLPGDGIGPEIMAIAVDVLNLVGQQLDLSFTFTEAAIGGSAIDATGEPLPSETLKQCQDSDAVLLAAIGGYKWDNLPRHQRPETGLLGLRAGLNLFANLRPATILPQLVDASSLKREVVEGVDIMVVRELTGGIYFGQPKGIFETETGEKRGVNTMAYTESEIDRIGRVAFETARKRQGKLCSVDKANVLDVSQLWRDRITQLAAEYSDVELSHLYVDNAAMQLVRWPKQFDTIVTGNLFGDILSDAAAMLTGSIGMLPSASLGSSGPGLFEPVHGSAPDIAGQDKANPIAQVLSAAMMLRYGLDQPEASTKIEQAVLQVLDAGYRTGDIMSEGMKLVGCRQMGDALLQALAG, from the coding sequence ATGACCCAAAACTACCGCATAACTCTTCTTCCCGGCGACGGCATCGGCCCTGAAATTATGGCGATCGCGGTAGACGTCTTAAACCTGGTCGGACAGCAACTCGACTTGAGTTTTACCTTCACGGAAGCGGCGATCGGCGGATCCGCCATCGATGCCACCGGAGAACCCCTGCCCTCGGAAACCCTCAAACAATGCCAAGATAGTGATGCTGTCCTCCTCGCGGCGATCGGCGGCTACAAATGGGATAACCTCCCCCGCCACCAACGACCGGAAACCGGCTTACTGGGACTGCGTGCAGGTTTGAATCTCTTTGCCAACTTACGACCGGCGACCATCTTACCCCAACTGGTAGATGCCTCCAGTCTTAAGCGGGAAGTCGTCGAAGGCGTCGATATCATGGTCGTCCGGGAACTCACTGGCGGCATTTACTTCGGTCAACCGAAAGGCATTTTCGAGACGGAAACCGGAGAAAAACGCGGGGTCAATACAATGGCCTATACGGAATCAGAAATCGATCGCATTGGGCGTGTCGCCTTTGAAACAGCCCGAAAACGCCAGGGTAAATTATGTTCGGTTGATAAGGCAAATGTCCTGGATGTCTCCCAACTTTGGCGCGATCGCATCACTCAACTCGCCGCAGAATACAGCGATGTGGAACTCTCTCACCTGTATGTCGATAACGCCGCCATGCAATTAGTCCGGTGGCCCAAACAATTCGATACCATTGTTACCGGCAACCTGTTTGGAGATATTCTCTCCGATGCTGCTGCCATGCTAACAGGCAGTATTGGAATGCTGCCTTCTGCGAGTTTAGGGTCGTCGGGTCCCGGTTTATTTGAACCCGTCCACGGTTCAGCGCCCGATATTGCCGGACAGGATAAAGCCAACCCGATCGCCCAAGTTCTAAGTGCAGCCATGATGTTGCGCTATGGGTTAGATCAACCGGAAGCATCAACCAAAATTGAGCAAGCGGTTCTCCAAGTCCTCGATGCCGGATATCGCACGGGAGATATCATGTCTGAAGGCATGAAACTGGTGGGATGTCGCCAAATGGGTGATGCATTACTTCAAGCCTTAGCTGGATAA
- a CDS encoding phosphatase PAP2 family protein, with the protein MTMFRFRQKAAQLVRFWQQQFNSQSLLSLHSLMLIKGILIFLLSMGVFLYITDGVINQKTQDWDLKIMLAIQKTHSPILDILMTTFSNIGGPVVLIGISVGLTVKFWLRRQGIELFGLLWAAIGGALVSLLIKAGFNRDRPQIWAMIHDHLNTSSYPSGHVMNGVVIYGFCGYLLGRSFPRWRGLIYLGTFLLVLGIAWSRMYVGLHWPTDVLAGYATGLAWLDVSIISFEIRKRREEMRRGKI; encoded by the coding sequence ATGACGATGTTCAGGTTTCGGCAAAAAGCAGCGCAGTTGGTTCGGTTTTGGCAGCAGCAATTTAATTCTCAATCATTGTTATCCCTTCACTCCCTGATGTTAATCAAGGGTATTTTGATATTTTTGCTGTCAATGGGAGTATTTTTGTATATTACCGATGGGGTCATAAACCAAAAAACTCAGGATTGGGATTTAAAGATCATGCTGGCTATTCAAAAAACCCATAGTCCCATTCTGGATATCCTGATGACAACCTTTTCTAATATAGGTGGACCTGTGGTATTGATAGGTATCTCTGTGGGATTAACGGTCAAATTTTGGCTCCGCAGACAGGGGATTGAATTGTTTGGATTGTTGTGGGCAGCTATAGGCGGGGCCCTAGTAAGTCTGTTGATTAAAGCCGGTTTCAATCGCGATCGACCCCAGATATGGGCGATGATCCATGATCACTTGAATACCTCCAGTTATCCCAGTGGTCATGTGATGAATGGGGTGGTGATTTATGGGTTTTGTGGTTATTTGTTAGGCCGGTCTTTTCCACGATGGCGAGGGTTGATTTATTTGGGAACTTTTTTACTGGTGTTGGGGATCGCCTGGAGTCGAATGTATGTGGGATTGCATTGGCCGACGGATGTTTTAGCTGGATATGCCACGGGTTTGGCTTGGTTGGATGTCTCAATCATCAGCTTTGAAATTCGCAAACGGCGAGAGGAAATGCGGCGGGGAAAAATTTAA
- a CDS encoding HEAT repeat domain-containing protein yields MMSSANYTAPVSQLLNYGAVYKYDFKQSTDYIEKFGFTSEHIPELIRMVGDEELHDADAESLEVWAPIHAWRSLGELGNEAAIQPLLSLIPLLYDNDWFIDELPHVLAQIGPAAIPALRDYLANPDYDASPRSSVVDSLEVMATQHPEFRDQCVSILTERLAYSDPESQILNSFIVYSLVELKAVEAASEIEAAFVGDRINKDWCDNWELVQVGLGLKEPKKKLKDPAGIAALFEKHSKKRSPTQITSGFGSAKTQQKSGNKKKKKRK; encoded by the coding sequence ATGATGAGTTCAGCCAATTACACCGCGCCGGTTAGCCAACTGTTGAATTATGGGGCAGTTTACAAGTATGACTTCAAACAAAGTACCGATTATATCGAAAAATTTGGATTCACATCAGAACACATTCCTGAATTAATTCGCATGGTAGGCGATGAGGAATTACACGATGCAGATGCCGAGAGTTTGGAAGTTTGGGCACCGATTCATGCTTGGCGATCGCTAGGAGAACTCGGTAATGAAGCGGCGATTCAACCCTTACTCTCCTTAATTCCCCTATTATACGATAACGATTGGTTCATAGACGAATTGCCTCATGTTTTGGCTCAAATTGGCCCAGCCGCAATTCCAGCTTTGAGAGATTATTTAGCCAATCCTGATTATGACGCCTCCCCCCGATCCTCGGTGGTCGATTCTCTGGAAGTGATGGCGACTCAGCATCCCGAATTCCGGGACCAGTGTGTGAGCATTTTAACGGAAAGGTTGGCCTATTCCGATCCAGAGTCCCAAATTTTAAACAGTTTTATTGTTTACAGTTTAGTCGAATTAAAAGCCGTAGAGGCAGCTTCGGAGATTGAGGCAGCATTTGTAGGCGATCGCATTAATAAAGATTGGTGCGACAATTGGGAACTCGTCCAGGTCGGATTAGGATTAAAAGAACCCAAGAAGAAACTGAAAGACCCCGCTGGGATTGCCGCCTTGTTTGAGAAACATTCCAAAAAACGTTCTCCAACCCAAATCACCTCTGGGTTTGGGTCCGCTAAAACTCAGCAAAAATCGGGAAATAAAAAGAAGAAAAAACGCAAATAA
- a CDS encoding RtcB family protein, with translation MKPIERISDYLWEIPTSYKPGMRVPARIYATEQLIRDMDEAVADQISNVATLPGITQSALCMPDGHFGYGFPIGGVAAMDIAEGGVISPGGIGFDINCGMRLVVTNLTEKEVKPKIKKLIDKLYERVPAGVGSKGFVKVSRNEFRQVVEEGAKWCINQGYGWDEDLELTEENGCIAGAYASKISDKAIDRGCNQIGTLGSGNHYLEIQVARPENIVDPELAEAFGITIPNQVVVMFHCGSRGFGHQVATDYLQVFLKVMESKYGINILDRELACAPFNSPEGQDYFAAMKCGLNMSFANRQVILHRIREVFSDVFGKSAEALGMHQVYDVSHNTAKLEDHIVDGKMRSLLVHRKGSTRAFGPGMEGIPDRYKPYGQPVILGGSMETGSYLLAGVSTGAQSFFSTAHGSGRTMSRTKARKQWNGEQLQKDMQKQGIYIRTTSWRGLAEEAGGAYKDVDAVVKATELAGLSKRVVRLVPIGNVKG, from the coding sequence ATGAAACCCATAGAACGAATTTCTGATTATCTTTGGGAAATTCCCACCTCCTACAAACCCGGAATGCGCGTTCCCGCGCGAATTTATGCCACAGAACAGCTAATCCGCGATATGGACGAAGCGGTTGCGGACCAAATCAGCAATGTGGCAACCCTGCCGGGAATTACCCAAAGTGCTTTATGTATGCCTGATGGTCACTTTGGCTATGGATTTCCCATTGGCGGTGTTGCCGCAATGGATATTGCCGAAGGGGGAGTCATTTCTCCGGGAGGTATTGGTTTTGATATTAACTGTGGAATGCGTTTAGTCGTGACCAATCTCACGGAAAAAGAGGTCAAACCTAAGATTAAAAAATTAATCGATAAGCTGTATGAACGAGTTCCCGCAGGAGTAGGAAGTAAAGGCTTTGTAAAAGTCTCCCGCAATGAATTTCGCCAAGTGGTGGAAGAGGGGGCCAAGTGGTGCATTAACCAGGGTTATGGATGGGATGAGGATTTAGAACTAACCGAAGAAAATGGCTGTATTGCCGGGGCTTATGCCTCTAAAATTAGCGACAAAGCCATCGATCGCGGTTGCAATCAAATCGGAACTTTGGGGTCGGGTAACCACTATTTAGAAATTCAAGTCGCCCGTCCTGAAAATATTGTGGACCCAGAATTAGCCGAAGCCTTTGGGATTACCATTCCTAATCAAGTGGTGGTGATGTTCCACTGTGGTAGTCGCGGATTTGGACATCAGGTGGCGACGGACTATCTGCAAGTTTTTCTGAAAGTCATGGAATCCAAATATGGGATTAACATTTTAGACCGAGAATTGGCTTGTGCGCCATTTAATTCTCCCGAAGGACAGGATTATTTTGCAGCCATGAAATGTGGATTAAATATGTCCTTTGCCAACCGCCAGGTAATTTTGCACCGGATTCGTGAGGTGTTTTCTGATGTCTTTGGAAAGTCCGCTGAAGCATTAGGAATGCATCAAGTTTACGATGTGTCTCATAATACGGCCAAGTTAGAAGACCATATTGTAGATGGCAAAATGCGATCGCTACTGGTCCATCGCAAAGGGTCTACTCGCGCCTTTGGTCCAGGAATGGAAGGCATTCCAGACCGCTATAAACCTTATGGTCAGCCGGTGATTTTAGGCGGCAGTATGGAAACTGGATCTTATCTGTTAGCGGGGGTATCCACAGGTGCTCAAAGTTTCTTTAGTACCGCCCACGGTAGCGGACGAACCATGAGTCGAACCAAGGCGCGAAAACAGTGGAATGGGGAACAATTACAAAAAGATATGCAGAAGCAAGGAATTTACATTAGAACCACCTCCTGGCGGGGTTTAGCTGAGGAAGCAGGGGGCGCTTATAAAGATGTGGATGCGGTGGTCAAAGCTACGGAATTAGCTGGATTAAGTAAGCGCGTAGTTCGCTTAGTTCCGATTGGAAATGTCAAGGGGTAA
- a CDS encoding CobW family GTP-binding protein, with product MKTRTPITVITGPLGSGKTTLLRYILETVPRKIAILMNEFGEIAIDSKVIEGKNIQIAELGGGCVCCSLAGEFEAAVEEILETIHPEVIVVETTGVAEPDALVFDIQETLPQVILDGVITTIDADGLVKYPNIGHTSRLQIEGADFILLNKVDLVNEEELRAIEKKLTEINSIAPIVKTERCLVDPELLFGLNRDRIQKPPHHVHQPEFDSFSYTSDHLFHRSRFESFADNLESEVYRAKGFIRFAEGNYLFNFVAGRWELEPFEWAKTELVFIGKQVQTLQSDIIQRLQSCEE from the coding sequence ATGAAAACACGGACGCCGATTACGGTGATTACGGGACCATTAGGCAGCGGAAAAACCACCTTACTGCGCTATATTTTGGAGACAGTTCCCCGCAAAATTGCCATTTTAATGAATGAATTTGGCGAAATTGCCATTGATAGCAAAGTTATTGAGGGGAAAAATATTCAAATTGCTGAATTAGGCGGGGGTTGCGTGTGCTGTTCCCTGGCGGGGGAATTTGAGGCGGCAGTTGAAGAAATTCTCGAAACGATTCACCCGGAGGTAATTGTGGTGGAAACCACTGGGGTTGCTGAACCCGATGCTTTAGTGTTTGACATTCAAGAGACTTTACCTCAAGTAATTTTGGATGGAGTAATTACCACCATTGATGCCGATGGATTAGTCAAATATCCCAATATTGGGCATACCAGCCGACTGCAAATTGAAGGGGCGGATTTCATCCTGTTAAATAAGGTGGATTTGGTCAATGAGGAAGAATTAAGGGCAATTGAGAAGAAGCTAACGGAGATTAATAGTATCGCCCCAATTGTCAAAACCGAACGCTGTCTAGTGGACCCGGAGTTGCTGTTTGGATTAAATCGCGATCGCATTCAAAAACCACCCCATCACGTTCATCAACCGGAATTTGATTCCTTTAGCTATACCTCAGACCATCTCTTCCATCGTTCCCGGTTTGAATCCTTCGCAGATAACTTAGAATCCGAGGTCTATCGCGCCAAAGGATTTATCCGCTTTGCTGAGGGTAATTATCTATTTAATTTCGTCGCTGGACGCTGGGAATTGGAACCTTTTGAATGGGCAAAAACCGAGTTAGTGTTTATTGGAAAACAAGTACAGACTCTCCAATCTGACATCATCCAGCGATTGCAATCTTGTGAGGAATAG
- a CDS encoding archease gives MPYEFLEEVATADIAFVAQGKDLEAVFIAAGNATVNAMIFELESIALTEQRQFTLENDELDMLLFNYLQEFLYYKDSEQLLLLGQQVTIAQKNGLYQLEAIAKGETLDPDRHEQRVDVKAVTLHQFKLESTPEGWIAMVILDI, from the coding sequence ATGCCTTATGAATTTTTAGAAGAGGTGGCAACAGCAGATATCGCCTTTGTTGCCCAAGGGAAAGATTTAGAAGCGGTATTTATTGCCGCAGGGAATGCCACGGTTAATGCGATGATTTTTGAGTTAGAAAGTATTGCCCTAACCGAACAGCGTCAGTTTACCTTAGAGAACGATGAATTGGATATGTTGCTGTTTAATTATTTACAGGAATTCCTGTATTATAAAGACAGTGAACAGTTGTTGTTGCTGGGACAACAGGTGACGATCGCCCAGAAGAATGGACTGTATCAATTAGAGGCGATCGCCAAAGGAGAAACCCTCGACCCGGATCGCCATGAACAACGAGTTGATGTCAAAGCAGTCACCTTACATCAATTTAAACTTGAATCCACCCCAGAGGGATGGATAGCAATGGTTATCCTGGATATTTAA
- a CDS encoding S-layer homology domain-containing protein produces the protein MPQTQPNPTPIERVLSMGWMSNPAESGTFDFTPSVTRSELAQVLGKAFKLDQRNTAENPKISVQDMTSDRPDYAAIQTALKTGTMTVDSQGRFFPDRPVTRAEGLAIFAQAYGVFQLSEDAVTDLLKEYPDAVDIPDWAQQAMATALQEGFVNTDRHQAIRPLEPMTRADLAHALIQYLEKQQNPAFG, from the coding sequence ATGCCTCAAACTCAACCGAACCCAACCCCGATAGAACGAGTTTTATCTATGGGGTGGATGTCTAATCCTGCCGAGAGTGGGACGTTTGATTTCACCCCATCGGTTACTCGGTCAGAACTGGCCCAAGTTCTGGGAAAAGCCTTTAAATTAGACCAACGCAATACAGCGGAAAACCCCAAAATTTCCGTTCAAGATATGACCAGCGATCGCCCGGATTATGCCGCCATTCAAACCGCATTAAAAACTGGCACAATGACCGTCGATAGTCAAGGCCGCTTCTTCCCAGATCGCCCCGTAACTCGCGCCGAAGGATTGGCAATTTTTGCCCAAGCTTATGGGGTATTTCAGCTATCAGAAGATGCCGTTACCGACCTGTTAAAAGAGTATCCTGATGCCGTCGATATCCCTGATTGGGCCCAGCAAGCAATGGCCACAGCGTTACAAGAAGGGTTTGTCAATACCGATCGCCATCAAGCAATTCGTCCCTTAGAACCCATGACTAGGGCAGACCTTGCTCATGCCTTAATTCAATATCTGGAAAAACAACAAAATCCCGCCTTTGGCTAG